The region ATCACGATGGGCACAGATGATGTCATTGAGCTCACAGGAGTTCTTTATGGGGAAGTTGATGCGCCCCTGGCCTGGGCCATAACTTTCAAGAAGATTCTTACGAAGATTGGTTTTAAACAGTCACTTATTGACCCTTGTCTATACATAATGCAAGACAAGAAAATGACTTTAGAAGTTCTCATATTGGTCCATGTGGACAACTGCAAGATAACGGGAAGCCGCGAAAAGGTCATGTGGACCAAGAAAGAGATCAAGAAACACGTCCCAATCAAAGATCTAGGTGAACTTTGAAAGTTTCTCGGAGTGAACTACAAGGCTGGTACTGACAAGATTGGGCCCTATATTGGAGTCGACATGACCGAGTATGTCAAAGAAATTATTCGGGACTACAAATTACATATTGGGGAGGAAGCTACTATTTTTCCTACTCCTGGATACAACAAAGACCCCCCGAAGAAAAATGAAGGACTATCAGTGTCAAACAAACAGTACTGGTCACTCATAGGAAAGATTATGTTTGCCGTTCGCAAATGTATCCCGGACTGCATGAATGCACTCCGCGAACTCTCGTCGTTTCTGGACAATGACGGAGAGGACCACTGGCGTTGACTAGGGCGAATTGTGGGATATATGAAAGGGCACTACAAACCTTTGAAGTTGCGCCCCCCAGAAACACTCACCCCAATTATCTATGCTGATTCAGACTATGCCTCGGACAAGAAGGACCGAAAGAGCATTTCTGGTGACCTCTCAACAATTGGGAAGACTTTGGTTAATTGGAGATCTAAGAAACAGACTGGAGTGACCCTGTCAAGCACGGAAGCGGAATATGTCGCGCTATCCCACGCTGCGACAGAAGCCAAATTCTTACTTATGCTGCTGGAAGAAACAACTGGAACTTTCCATGGACCAGCCATCATCCACGAAGACAACCAAGGGGCAATTTTTATTGCGAACAACGACAGTCTTGgtcaacaaacaaaacacaTCAACATCAGGTACAGATACACCAACCAATTGATCCAGGAAGGACTCATTGTGCTGAAGTACATCAAGACGGACAAGAATTACGCGGACCTGGAGACCAAGAATGTTACGGAAGCAATTCATACGAAACTGGCTCCAAGAATCTATGATGGAACAATGTGAGATGGAAGGCGAAAACATCAAACAGGGAGGATGTCAAGATTGGCATtcaagtgtgacatgtccggcagaaagcgacatgtcgcatgaAGAGGTTTGAAaggagcgagctctcatctcgagcagaaATTTATTATATTCGATGAggtttgggatatgatcatcctatgaaaggaGATAACGCATTGAATGTAAGACATGAAGAAGTGAAGAATGTGTACATTGCAGAAGCGATGTAAATATGGAAGATTAGCaatcaaacagcgaggtttgagagcaaacagaactagtgaaaagtaaaataaagaccacaacaacaagcactgtcagtagtgaaagagtagatcaaacgtgaaggagaaataagaggaaatctatttattacgtctctgttgtcagcTAGTCTCTaagacagtcaaaagatctgaagaaaccggagttttcaacacTTATGTTTTTatgcctttgattgtctacgaaagtatgcgggatcctttcgggtccttAGACAATTCTAGCCTGTTATCGCTGCAATTTTCTAAAACAACAGCCTGGATATGACAGTAAATAAAAATTATCAAAGTCCAGGAGCCTATTATAGAAGGTGGATGATCAAATCACCCCCTGGATTTTTAGGCGCCAAAATCCTTCACGGTTCCGTTTCTTCAACCTGGGCATCCTCATTGTCAATTAAGGGCCCACGGGAATATTCCCGACCAAGCAAGTTCGTCGCGTTCCTATATTGGTTTGTCTTATGTATATAAATAATACATACGTGTATATATATAACGATTTTTAAACCGTTACCAGCTAACCCAAAATTTTAAAACCGTTGTTTGCACATGCTCCTTGGACCGTTCAAAATACCGTTTTACAGCGATGACGCACTCAAGCAGGTTGCGTGCGTGCGTATGCGTTCACCCTTGGCATGAAATTCGAAGTGGCAGCAAATTCAAAGCATCGGCCCAAATGTGAGGCACCGCCGTTCATTTCAGCGAGTTCGTGCCCAGCCGCTCCCGAAAACTAACCAAAACCACGAGACAACAATCTCAAATTTTTGGTCGTCCATTTACGTGAAGCAATGAAAATCTACGGTAAACTCCTGGCTGTCTGTGTCTTTCAAACTAACGTTTGGGGGACCAACGCCTTTGTCGCTCAGAAGCCGAAGGCGCTCGCTTTCAAGGGAACGGACTCGCAATGGCAAACATTTTCGTACGTTGAAAGCCTAGGGGGTGGGGCCTCCGACCCGTATTCGTCCGGTTCCAAGCTTGCGAGCAGCGAAGGCGCGTCGGCTGATAAAGACGTCATGGATAAAAGAGGCGTTGCAAGCGGCAGCCCAGCTGTAAGTAAACCAAAGTCatcttctttccaaaagaatacAATCTCACGTGATCTATTGTCGAAACACACCCCAGAACGTAATGGAAGCGCGTCTTGCTTCTCTcgagaaacaaaaaaaatcTGATTCGCAGTCGAGCTCCCAAAGTGGACCCATGTCAACCAAGAAGATTTGGGATAGTACCTCCTCCGTAACTGTTCAAGGAGGATCCCTCAAGACATGGTCTTTCCCTAACCCCTCTGTTGAGAGAGTGCAGGTTGTGATGAACACAGAAGGTCGTCCGCTGGATGCCGACATCGAATTGTGGCAGGGACCTGATAACACTCCGTACAAAATGCGCGTGTACGTTGAGGACGGTAGCTTGCGCCCATTTCGCGCAGTGATTGAAACTCCGCGCGGACCCAATACGATCGCGATTCGCAACACGGGTCACCTTGAATTCCCCTTAGCCGCTTACGTGATGGCTGGCTCGGCGGACAATGGATTTGTTGCCAAGACAACTGAAGAGACCATTCCCAGAGTAATCCAGGGAGGAGCCCTTCGCACATACCCTTTCGATCCCACTGTCGAAAGCGTGCAAGTTGCTTTGCGAACGGATGGACGCCCCCTTAACGTGAGAATCGAGCTGTTGCAGGggcccaacaacaacaagcagGTGATGGAACTCTACACTGAAGACGGAATGGACCGTCCATTCTTCTGTGTTATTGAGACACCGGGAAGTGGAAACGTTGTGCGAGTTGTCAATACAGCCACAATGGAGTTCCCTATGACCGCTTTGGTTGAGGCTTATCAAGTCAGTAACGGAAACTCCGCCTCTAATCCAGTGATTGGAGGAGGAAGCGGTTACATGGATCGTGCGTGGTAAGATGGATCGAGGGAAGACCTTGGTGACTAAGGGacaattttccttttttttaGCGCTGTCCGCAGGATAGGTCCTTCTGAAGATTATGGGATGCAGGGCCTGCAGGCTGAAGAACTAAAAGTAACTTTTACAGTGAGTAACAAATATTCCTTGTCAAAGCGATTTATATTAGTATCCCTAGAGTGCCATTCTATTTGCTTGAGGTTTGCCTATTGAACTAATTGTAGACCTTGCGAAGTTGCATGATCTGAGGAACGAATATTTCAACTATTGGAAGTACATAAACATAAAGCTGAATACCAATAGGAAATTCATAAGATTTACGTCTATGTGTTTCTTGACATGTATTTTTATTTCCATTACTGCAACATCGTCGATGGATGTTCCAAAATCGCTGATATGCAAGTTGTGTCAGTTTCTGGTTCGTTGAAGGGGACGAATTGAGAACAGTTTGCACAATCTTTTACAGACTTTTGGGCTAAAGTATATTAGTCTCGCAGTCAATACAGTTAGAGTTGTATCTTGAAACCTTTTATAGGTTACCTAATAATGGTTGCATATTTTACGTTTAAAAACTAGAAATATTCAAGATCACAGTGTCATTGGAGTCTTTAAAGGTGTGCTGTTGACCGTAACACAAAAGATAAACGCAATTACACTAGACACGTGTTAGAGAGACACAGTCTGTCGGTCGACTATCACGTTGGACGTCTAAAGTGCTTGCTGGTTTGTTGGAAACCCAGCATAGAGCGCTGCGAGAACAGTCGACCAAATGGAGGTGACTCGAAAATGCTTCTCGCTTCCGCAAAAGAGAAAACGTTTTACTGCTACTTCTAATCAAGCACATGATTAAGGGCAAACAAAGATGTGTTATTCGAAGCGTGCTGGTTAGTTATCTTTCATCTCTCTTTCTCTAGCAGGAGTTTCAGCCGCTCCTCGACTGCCTACGGAAGTTGACCAAGAGGCTCATCCAATCCGTGAATAAGCAATCCTTCTCACTTCGTATTCACAGTAGAAGAGTTATAGATAGATAAACCAAATCCACCTTTAAATGAATGTCT is a window of Phaeodactylum tricornutum CCAP 1055/1 chromosome 28, whole genome shotgun sequence DNA encoding:
- a CDS encoding predicted protein, translating into MKIYGKLLAVCVFQTNVWGTNAFVAQKPKALAFKGTDSQWQTFSYVESLGGGASDPYSSGSKLASSEGASADKDVMDKRGVASGSPANVMEARLASLEKQKKSDSQSSSQSGPMSTKKIWDSTSSVTVQGGSLKTWSFPNPSVERVQVVMNTEGRPLDADIELWQGPDNTPYKMRVYVEDGSLRPFRAVIETPRGPNTIAIRNTGHLEFPLAAYVMAGSADNGFVAKTTEETIPRVIQGGALRTYPFDPTVESVQVALRTDGRPLNVRIELLQGPNNNKQVMELYTEDGMDRPFFCVIETPGSGNVVRVVNTATMEFPMTALVEAYQVSNGNSASNPVIGGGSGYMDRACAVRRIGPSEDYGMQGLQAEELKVTFTTLRSCMI